In Myripristis murdjan chromosome 18, fMyrMur1.1, whole genome shotgun sequence, the sequence ATACGCAAAAgagttaatttaacaatatgtgaATTCCTTATTTGTctattaaatgtacacatttactGGTAAATGTGTAACTGCACCCATGGTTTTGCACATTCACTTTCAATATACCAGTTTGCAGTACTAAGATTGTTTTTGTGGTCTCACTACAGGAGAATCTAGTGGAGAGCAAGCATCACAAATTGGCCCGTAGCCTCCGCAGCGGGCCGTCAGACCACGACCTGAAGCCCAACGCCGCCACACGCGACCAGCTCAATGTCAGTAACTTGTGTTCCAGGTTTCTGTTCAGAGTCCACGTCACTGAATTAAACAGTGAGACATGACAGGCTGTGATTTGCAGTGATTTCAGGCCAGCTGCAAGGAGTTCAGCACAGCTCaacttttttaattaatgaaacTTAAATCGACAGTAGTTATATAATCATATTGCAGTTTATCATATTacacatgaatcaaattaaTTCTCATGCCACCCTCTATACCTCTCTCTTTACAGCTGAATGTTAAACTGATTTTGTCATACCGGTTTGTCAGTGTTTGAGTAAATGTAGGCACTAAAattgattggtgtgtgtgtgtgtgtgtgtgtgtgtgtgtgtgtgtgtgtgtgtgtgtgtgtgtgtgtgtgtgtgtgtgtgtgtgtgtgtgtgtgtgtgtgtgtgtgtgtgtgtgtgtgtgtgtgtgtgtttgtacacatACAGATCATTGTGAGTTATCCTCCAACCAAGCTGCTGACGTCTGAAGAACAGGACCTGGTGTGGAAGTTCAGATACTACCTCACCACACAGGAGAAGGTTGGCATGCTGGTGTCATCATGTTAATCACTCGAGTTACCAGTTTTCTCTCGAGACCTCACAGATTCTCCCCCTGTACATGTTGTGTGTTTCCCCTCGTCTGTCTCCAGGCGCTGACCAAGTTCCTGAAGTGTGTGAACTGGGCTCTGCCCCAGGAGGCCAAGCAGGCCCTGGAGCTGCTGGGGAAGTGGAGGCCCATGGATGTGGAGGACTCTCTGGAGCTGCTGTCCTCACAGTTCACCAACCCCACGGTCAGACGCTATGCTGTGGCCCGCCTGCAGCAGGCAGATGATGAGGTAGGTGCAGGACAGTCAAGTGGTAAGGTTGAGCCTGCAATCATTGTATCTCAACCTTTTTGGGGAAACAAGGCCAGaacgtttgttttttttttgtgatttgtaaCAATAAACTCTTCTTCTTCCATCACCATAATTCTttatctcactctctcctgtGCAGGACCTGCTGATGTACCTTCTGCAGCTGGTCCAGGCCCTGAAGTACGAGAACTTCAGCGACATCCAGGGAGGACTGGAGCCAGGCAGCAAGAGAGACAGCCAGGGCCTTGGAGAGAGCTCCGCGCTGGGGGACCTGGACAGGTCAGAACTTGGACGGGAAATAACAAGCAGCTATTCTGACAACCACAGTTCTTTCTCTGttctaaaaataattttggcTGGTACACTTTGGCCACTGTGTCCAGTggatgaaaaatgttattttccctCACTAATAGTCCAAAACTTCTATCTTAAGAAACTGTGACAACACTCGGACTGGAATGTTTGTTGTGCCTCAAGTAATTTTTACTTCTCGGATCACAATTTTTCTATAAGCAGCGTTTGCCAAAATCCTCACAGGCTGGAAGTGAATTAGCTTATTTAACAGCTTTTTTAAGGGGCATTGTAACCTTGTGGGGTTTGATTTTACTGGCTTAACTCGCTGTAGATCTACAGCTCTGGCCAGGACGTTGGGCTGCTGGGTTGATGGAGAGAGCACTGCATCTCTGTACATTTAATCTAAAATAAGACTGAGCCATGCTGACTTCTGTCTTGTGAGCTCACCATTCTTGTCAATTTGAGTCGAATTCCACGTATCCTTTGAGCTGCCATGTTGCTCAAAtgcttcctgtttgtttcttacttctctgttgtttgtgtttgtgtagttcCCAGATTCTGGCTGGCCCATCAGTGCCCTCCTCTGCGCCACAAAAAGGCAAGGAAGGAGCCGACAGCGAGAATCTGGAggtaagatagatagatagtcgatgcaaaaaaacaaaacaaaacaaaacaccgaCCTCAAGAACTGAATTCACCTCCGTTTCACAACCACAGGGGAAATGTTAGCAGACAAGGCTTGCAATATTAACCACCATAAAACCGCTCAACAAAACCCAACATACCATACAGATGAATATCAGTTGATAAGATCAGACAGCAAGTCAATAGTGCTGGTAGTCTCACATCTGTTTTTATTCCTGAATAAGACACAGGCAAGTGCTAAGCATTAGAAACACACTGAAACCCTAAATTCTTTGACAATTGGTCAGTCAGATATGAATATCTATTTTTATTAGCCTGTTATGATGTCAACTGTGTCAAATTTTACATATGCAGTTGTCTTTGTTGTAACAGAGTTAACACAGCCAGACGCTGGATGCCTGTGTGTctacatgtgaaatgtgtgtaacGTTGTGTTTACGTTGTCTTTTTATAGCAGGACCTGTGCACCTTCCTCATCTCCCGTGCTTGCAAGAATTCTACACTTGCCAACTACTTGTACTGGTGAGCGCAAACAGCAGCGGAAACACTACTAGAATGTCCTAGTCAAGCGGAAGTACGGTCACACAGCTGGTACTTTATCgaagtagaaataaaagaaatcatGTAAAAAGAACCCTGTTTAAAATGGACCGCAAAACTTAGCGAGCAGAGCTGGAAAGGTTggaattacaaaataaattattcaaacTAAGGCCAgatttctcctctctcattttATGACAAACCATTCACCGGGAATGGTTCCacagtttgtcagtttgttgTTGTCCACTTTCTGATGCTTAGGGACAGCTGACAAAACGTGTGCTCTGTAATAGATGTGATTTAAATCTTAGTGCAGTACAGTAAAATTACTCatttaaaaatactcaaaaattACAGTTACATGAGTGAATGTAATTAATTAGTTCCACCACTGAATACAGCACACAAGTGTTCAGCTCTGAttgaaagtgtttgtgtgtgtgtgttcctcaggtaTGTGATCGTGGAGTGTGAGGACCAGGACACCCAGCAGAGAGATCCTAAGACCCACGAGATGTACCTCAACGTCATGAGGAGGTTCAGCCAGGCTCTGCTCAaggtacatattttttttctttttctctccttttttgcccctttccctctctcacatacacacccacttTTTCCTCCAGGGTGATAAGAGTGTGAGGGTGATGCGGTCGCTGCTGGCGGCCCAGCAGACCTTTGTGGACAGACTGGTGCAGCTGATGAAGGctgtacagagagagagcggcaaTCGCAAGAAGAAGGTAAAAGCACctgtacacacaaaaaacttCCCTCCTGCCAAGATCTGGTAAACTAAAAAAATTGCCAAGAGCAATCTTTTCTAGCCaaaataatgtttgtttttcacagtttagTCACTGTGCCCTTGTCGGTTTATTTAACCTAAGTTAGAATGGAAGAATATCCAAAAATCCAGATGTGAGGAGCTGATACAGATATGCAGCTGCCCTCCAGAGTATTTACTTGGAGGATTAATTACTTGccaaatgttatttttgaagtttattttaataaatttgcaaaaatttctaaaacatgtttttgctttgtcatgagatattttgtgcaaatagttaaaaaagtgtttttcgtTCCATTTTGTATAAAGTGTGCAGCGTAACAAAATGCAGAGAATATCCTCCTCGGAAATTCAATGATTCAATGGCATTCCATTGATAGTGTTGGTTGGTTTTAGCCGTAGCATcccatacacaaacacacccacatgatCCTGCAGAGCTGTGCTAACAGTAGCATCCGTCCCTGTGTGTCAGACGGAGCGCCTGCAGGCTCTGCTGGCCGACAACGAGAAGGTGAACCTGTCGGAGATTGAACCAATTCCTCTGCCACTGGAGCCTCAAGTCAGAATTAAAGGCATCGTCCCCGAGACAGCCACGCTGTTCAAGGTACTGCACTCATCCAAAATCACTTTCTCAtcactaccactaccaccactTCCTTAGATGTCGGGGCAAACAGGTATTCAAGGCTCCGGGACATGGTGTCACCTTCAGAGGTGTAGTTGGGACCTAGATGTCTGTATATTCTTCTGTtggcatttttttaatgttgttgtttttttgactgCAGCCTTTTTTCTACCTGCCTCATCAGTAATGAatgtttccctgtgtgtgtgtgtgtgtgtgtgtgtgtgtgtgtgtgtgtgtgtgtgtgtgtgtgtgtgtgtgtgtgtgtgtgtgtgtgtctgtgacagaGTGCTCTGATGCCAGCCAAGCTAATCTTCAAGGCCGAGGACGGAGCCATGTACACAGTCATCTTCAAACATGGAGACGACCTGAGACAGGACCAGCTCATCCTCCAGATCATCTCACTCATGGACAAAGTATGAAAATACTGACTGATTTAACTTATGTTGGGAGTTGGGTAGGAAATTATCAGAAGCTAACAGCTAAGTAACGAtaaatgttcagtgtgttcTATTCTGAAATTTGTTTCAGCTTGGAAAATACTTTTAAATGTGGGAAATGTTTAACAAATGTTTGAACCATAGTTCCTTCTGTATTGCCATACAAACAATACTAAAAACTTggatgttaatttttttttttcctttgggtGTATAGCTGTTGAGAAAAGAGAACCTGGACCTGAAGTTGACACCTTACAAAGTGCTGGCCACCAGCACAAAACACGGTGAGAACCTGTTACAGCTCTTTTCCATGTTTGATAGAAGATACATAGATGAATATTGTTTGCTTTTAGTTATATTGCCTGATcctaaaatagcctaaaatagTAGGACAAATACTTTACAGGATGAGtatgtaaatatttttgttaatatcAAGAATCTTTTTTAAAGGGTGCACATGTAGTTACTGActgaaaaatgaatataaatccGTTCATAGTAAGTAATGGATAGTCTCAAAAAACTGCCAAACAATTGTTATGATGTGGTTAAGAAActggtctctttttttttttttaggttttatgCAGTTTGTTCAGTCTGTTCCTGTTGCTGAAGTCCTGGCTACTGAGGGCAACATCCAGGTAAGCAGTGTTGCAATGTTATTTTATGTAATACTCCTTATGGTTGTTGTAGTTTCTTTATCCAGTACAGCATACTTTATATTCAGACCAATGCAGTATGATTGTTACCATTCTTGCTAtaataaaaggataaaaataaatttgctcTATTTTTCCCCAAACTGCAAAAATATTCCACCTCTGTTTATCACTAGCATTGAGCATTGTGAAAGATTATCCAAGCAAAAACAGTTTTGTGCTTCAACTTGCTTTGGGATTAACATAGACACAAATCCAAAATAACCAACGCTCCCTGCAGACTGTAACAGAAAACTCCACTGTGTTGAATGAGTTTCCCACTGCAGTGGGAAACTCATTTATCACTGAATCGCCGCAGACATTTTGGCATACTGAGGACACTGCTCATCTTTAGACTCCTGTTTTCCCCTTGCACTGGGAAACTGACAAACAACAAACCATCTCCTTTACCTGCCTTGACAGAGCTTCTTCAGAAAGCACGCTCCCAGTGAAAAAGGACCGTATGGGATCAGCTCTGAGGTGATGGACACCTACGTTAAGAGCTGTGGTGAGTCCCCATGCTTAGTCTGTCCCGCATTACCTCAGATGACCCATGTTGTGGCCATTTTGATGGAGACTGTCTAAAACACCTTACTCTAATAATTGACCCCACTGATCTAATGATAGCTGTCTCTCTGCATTTTTCCCCAGCTGGTTACTGTGTCATCACATACATCCTGGGTGTAGGAGACAGACACTTGGACAACCTACTGCTTACCAAGACTGGTGAGGCAGCCTGATGGGACGACTTCTCCCACATGCTTAAGACACAAGGATGCAGACTCAATATAAGAAGGACTGAGATTCAACCCCACTGTCTTTTGTTGAcaagaaaatcaagaaaaagtTTTAGGAATTTTTTAGCTCTGAAGAGGTCCTATTAATCATATAAACCTACCCAAAGAGCTCAAAATTGACGTTAAAGTACCTCAGTGTACTTTTGGGTATATTTCGGTGACTGCTGGAGCACTTTTGGGTGATTAGTAGGTCCTTTTCAGAAGTATAAGACTGTATGTTAAGGTCCGTAACATGAATGTTTATGAGAGTGCCAGTACGTAGCTTGTGTCCTCCAGTCATCTTTgacctttctctcctcctcatccaggGAAGCTGTTCCACGTTGACTTCGGCTACATCCTGGGCCGCGACCCAAAGCCCCTGCCGCCGCCCATGAAGCTGAGCAAGGAGATGGTGGAGGGGATGGGAGGCATGCAGAGCGAGCAGTATCAGGAGTTCAGGAAGCAGTGCTACACCGCTTTCCTGCACCTCAGGAGGTAGGAGACCACACACGATGACAGTATACATACAAGCACACGCTCGCTATAATGACTCTGAGTGTCATCTTGTCTCAACCTGAGTGTTTACAATTATAGCAGCAGGCCTTCTTCCAAACAAGTCTTGTATTGAATTTGAATTAAGGTTAGCATTTGCACCAGAGGAGTGATTTTATTAGTCATCTCCAGTAGAGAAATCACTGTTTAGAAACATCATCTGCTTTTATGACCAAATTATCCCTCCTGTGTTGTTTAAATGTGATGATTATGATTTTATTGACCACTGTATGCAAGTTAGTATTTCAGCTATAAAACAGTGGTTAAATATCTCCTCTTACGCTCTCTCCTCAGATACTCCAACCTGATCCTGAATCTGTTCTCTCTCATGGTGGATGCCAATATTCCTGACATCGCCCTGGAGCCTGACAAGACTGTTAAGAAGGTAACGTTTCCCTTACCGCTGAATAGCCACAGGGTGGGCACTTTGTCCACTGAAGCTGTTACTGCACCTTAACAAATTTTGTGTTGCTTTCAATATCATGTTAGTATTACACGGTTTAAGTGCTGCTTCATTTGCATTTCAACCCCAACAGGACAGACTTCTCAGGGAAACTGGCATTGTCATCATTTCAAAGTTTCCTTCCATCAAGGCTAAACAGCTTTTCAAGTCCAGACAGAATTCCAAttgtatttgcaaataatttacaaataaaaaaacatcaaaaggcataatccacagccctcagagTTTTTTGGgggactatttcctgctgaagaacatcagcaaactgtatctgtccaAGTTAGTTTGGACCCTGGAGTGAATGCCAGCTGGAAACAGTTCCCAACAAAACCCCACCCCAAAGTTTGATAACATCATACGATTTCTGGGAATTGACGATGAAGTCTGTCAAACTAAAAATGACCTCTTGCTATTTTGGACCTGCCAATGTGCAAATTTGTGCATTGCAGCTTTAATGACAAATTTGTATTTACCTCATCGTCTTGTCCCCATCACTCCAGGTGCAGGACAAGTTCCGGTTGGATCTGTCAGACGAGGAGGCCGTCCACTACATGCAGAGTCTGATTGATGAGAGTGTGGGtgctctgtttgctgctgtggtTGAGCAGATACACAAGTTTGCACAGGTGAGTGTCTTCCAACACACGGCATGCTGTAGGAGATCTGTCctgttgatttcttttgaaaCTACAACTTTaaacattcaaattcaattcaaaagtTCCCATGCCAGAGTTTGTTTCCCTTGTTTTAAGATTTATTAGCACTGTTAGGTCTGTACTAAATTTGCACTATCAGTCTAATATCCATGTACAAATTTGTTGTTCAAACAGCTCTGCTAGATACTTATTTAATCACTACAGCTGCAGTATCGTATATAAAAGAGAAACTCACTTTTATCCTTagttctttttatgtttttgttttttctctagCACTTTTCTCTTACATGATCGTTCTGTGGTCTCAGGACCGTCGTCACGGTACGGTGACTGACCGCTGCACTCTTAACTGTTGGCTGCTTGTAATGTTGATGTACAAAATGAAACCTACTCTACCCATTTTACTCATTGCAAATCAGATACAAGGATCAATTGAATTCCTAAAGTGTCAGTGTTAATGCAAATGGAATGGCTTGGCAGCAGTTTTGAGTGTATTGGTTTGAAAGGTGTGAGCCATAACAGCAAGTTGCACCAGCATGTTGCTGCCAGCGTGTTCCTTAGAGGCTTATGTCTCCATAATGCTAAAtctagggatgcaccgataccAGTACTGAGTAAAAAACTAAGTATCTACTGATGCAGTCTACACTGTTCAGTACAGATTTGGACCAGTAGTTTGGGGTCATTGGACAAAAAAATTGCTATAAAATCCCTTTTTCCCAGCATTTGAGAAAGACATACTTGTATGTTCCAAATAttgaaaaaatagttttcttttgtttggtaCATAGTAAATTACAAGGTACTCAGGGATTTGGTTTTGGATATTAGGCTTGTGCATAATCTGCAATATGATACTCCATTGTAGTATTTTGGCAGCAGCAGTATTGGCAACAATAGAGACACTAGTATCGGTGTATCCCTGCTTAAATCTGAGTAACTAATGTTGCATCTCTGTCTCACCGTAGTACTGGCGCAGATGAGCAGAGACTGCTGCTGAGATCAGGAGAACTGGAATGACGGACACACAGGACCGCAACGGTAGAAACACACGGCCGTACGGCTCTGTACCTACTGATGCCAcgtgtgagagagaatgaaagaaaccCCCATGACACTGTTAAACAGGCCAAGAATGCACTGCCAACCTTTACTGCAAGATGGCTAAACAAGGACTCGGATGCCTTCGTTTGCTCGTGTATATATCGTgtatattaataattaaatgaatgaaaatgtatggCCAAATAAAAGAATGTTGATACAACTActggctactttgtttttgctcCACTGCGTTCCTGAAACAATCTGTTTTTCAACACATTTGCCCAAAAACGTTCTGCCATGCCGTGGCTTATGGCGCTCAAGATGTTTATTAATTTAGCGTTGCTGCCCATCTGTGTTCAGTCATATGGTCGATGCTGGGGGTAGAAACAAGTTGAACCCCAATTGAGTTGGTGAGTCATCAAACGAGTGACTCAGCAGTTCCTGCCAGCCAGAGAAAGGCACAGAGTTTGACCTAATTCCTGTGATATAAGCATAAGATATACATTTCCCGAAAGATACCAATCTTTCGGGAAATGTATATATCTTGCTCTAGATGTTTCCTTATCACAGCCACTAATTAGAGCTGAAAAGTTTTATTTAGGCAATAGAGTGTGGGGGACTGACTGCCTGTTACATACATCAAAATTATAATCTTGGGATAGCAATGCATTTTTAAGGTGTTAAGATTTCTGAGATATCATAGGCATGTTTCTGAATACACAAGAGCCTTAAAGTAGTGATTAAATTCACACTAGATTGCTTCCAATTGTCTTATGGGTGTCTTACAGGTGTCATTTTAAGGCATTAAATCCCGTCAATGTGAGAATAAAGGACCAATTTGCCAAAAATGCTAGTAACATCTTTTGGACAGTAGCTGGCCGTATTGATGGGCTTTTCCCAAACATTTATTGAAATCTGTAGCGCAACAATGGTAAGCATATATTTTTCATAAAAGCCTCACTGCATTATAAACAATACAAGTTAATTATGTGAAGGTGTAAATTTTGTCTCCAGTCTCAAATCAGCACAAGAACTGCTAAGCTGTGGTTTGAGAACCATACTCCACATTCAAGATTTTAAATCTAGCAGTCTCTAGCAATGGGATGTGAGGGTTTCAGTTAATTAGATGGTTGATTATTGCTTTTTAAGCTCATTAGTCACATTCTGCATATTCCATCATTCCCCTCATCAGCATGAGAGGCTGCATTCAAATGGGAGAACAAATGCAGAATTCATTCTTACTTAAAACTCAGGCGTtcaaaaaattttaaataaaaaagcaagcTTAATACGGTCACCTCAAGAAGCAGTGAGTTCTAGCACATTGCAATACTCTCCTCATGACAGTACATgccaacacagacacacgaCCAGAGGACAAGCAAAAACCAATCCATCCCAGCGGAGATTTTCAGCAAATTTActgcaaacacagcagaacCGATAACAAACACCAGATTTCAGTGGAATGCCATACCCCTGCAGAGCAGCTTTTTGACTGCTGAATAGTCAGGTGCTCATGCAAACTGCTGATGACTCATAAGTCATACAAACCAGCgctttagtgtaataaattaattCCTCCACATAGTGGGCATTATGCTTATAACAAAAGCCTTGTATGAGGATCTTTGGATAACCCCTGAAATCCCTGTGGGCTTTGGCTGTCCAGCATTGTTTGTTGCCCTTCTACCTCTCCAAACCCCCAAGGCTTCCTAATGTTGCGGAAAAAATGCACCACCAGCAAAACAGAGGGCCGATGCAAGATGTTCCTGTGTTTTCATGCAGGAGGCAGAAATGAGGTGTCAGCCATGGGCAAGAGGCAGCGAACCTCTGACAGGGCAACTGTGAGTCAGAAATATGCAAAAAGCAGGAGGAAGGTGCTGCTGGCTGGACACACTCTACAGCCGAGAGTTTAGTTCTTCAACCTTGTGAAGCTTCCCATTTTTCATGGTTTGCAGTCGCCTGTTGAGTAGCTGGGCTGTACCAccaagggagagaggggaagagttGCAAGCAGATTTAGAGAGCTTTGTGTAAATCAATGAACATCtgcattcaaagaaaaaaaataattccttTTGGACCAAAGCAATAAACAGTTTCTCCTCCATTGGAAGTCCTCACTCACCAGTCGAT encodes:
- the pik3c3 gene encoding phosphatidylinositol 3-kinase catalytic subunit type 3, yielding MDTDKFNYVYSCDLDINVQLKIGSLEGKREQKSYKALLQDPMLRFSGLYQENCSDLYVTCQVFAEGKPLALPVRTSYKAFSTRWNWNEWLRLPVKYPDLPQSAQVALTVWDVYGPGRAVPVGGTTVTLFGKYGMFRQGMHDLKVWPGVEGDGGEPTTTPGRTSSSLAEDQMGRLAKLTKAHRQGHMVKVDWLDRLTFREIEMINESEKRSSNFMYLMVEFPRVKTNEKEYSIVYYEKDGDDASPVLTSCDIVKVPDPQMCMENLVESKHHKLARSLRSGPSDHDLKPNAATRDQLNIIVSYPPTKLLTSEEQDLVWKFRYYLTTQEKALTKFLKCVNWALPQEAKQALELLGKWRPMDVEDSLELLSSQFTNPTVRRYAVARLQQADDEDLLMYLLQLVQALKYENFSDIQGGLEPGSKRDSQGLGESSALGDLDSSQILAGPSVPSSAPQKGKEGADSENLEQDLCTFLISRACKNSTLANYLYWYVIVECEDQDTQQRDPKTHEMYLNVMRRFSQALLKGDKSVRVMRSLLAAQQTFVDRLVQLMKAVQRESGNRKKKTERLQALLADNEKVNLSEIEPIPLPLEPQVRIKGIVPETATLFKSALMPAKLIFKAEDGAMYTVIFKHGDDLRQDQLILQIISLMDKLLRKENLDLKLTPYKVLATSTKHGFMQFVQSVPVAEVLATEGNIQSFFRKHAPSEKGPYGISSEVMDTYVKSCAGYCVITYILGVGDRHLDNLLLTKTGKLFHVDFGYILGRDPKPLPPPMKLSKEMVEGMGGMQSEQYQEFRKQCYTAFLHLRRYSNLILNLFSLMVDANIPDIALEPDKTVKKVQDKFRLDLSDEEAVHYMQSLIDESVGALFAAVVEQIHKFAQYWRR